The genomic window CCATAAGCACCATCCAGGAGCACAAACCCCTGCCTAATGGAAGTGCCTGCACTGGGCTTGAAACGCCCCGATGGGCTGCCTAATGGGTACCAGCACAGACCCACATAGGTAGATGCAGACAGACTCCTTCCTCTCCTGAGGACAGAGAAGCTGGCGGGGATCCAGGCTGGGACTAGGACAGAAACTCTGGCCTAGATCTACTGGGAGGCAACTGCAGCCCCTAGCCTCTAGGCTCCCAGGACAGGGTGAGTCTCGGCAGAAGTCCAGAACACCAGCGCCCCCTGCAGGCCTGCAGCAACACGGCCCTTGCACTCAGCCTTCCTGAAAATGCCTAttggagggggaaggaggaaccGAACCCTCTGCTGTCCTCCTTCCATATAGTCCCGCCTGCCACATTGCTAGAAgagtccccctcccccccccccgctcccCACACTGCTAGGCGGGACCCGTGTGCAGAACAACTTTAAGGAATTAAAGGAAGAGAGCAATTTACAAAATGACcttcttgggaccggagagatagaacagcggtaggccgtttgccttgcatgcggctgacccgggagggaccgtGTTTgcttcccagcatgccatatagtcaccggagcctgccaggaacgatttctgagctcaaagccaggaggaacccttgagcgctgctgccGATGTGTGTATTTGTGGCGGGGAGGGAGACCTCCTCACCATCTTTACATGAGTAAGGATTTTTTTAGGATTAGTATGGATGGTGTCAGGAGTTAAGATAAGGTCTTCTCACAAACTGTACAGTATGTTTCTCTGTTGGGAGCCAGTGCTTCCTTGCAGAAGCTTGACATGAGCACAGCCATTTTTAGACTACAGCAGCCATTATGCTGCAAGTCTGTCCTCTAGTTGAACTGTAACTTGAATACATGTCAGATAGCCATAAAACAATGCAGACCACTAATTGCAAGCCTGAGAAATTGACTGATAGAATCTAGGTACTCCCTAATGGGATGTTCTGGACAACTTCAACACAGGAGCTGTTAAGGTTGTACTAGGTACGGGCTAACATGGAATGTTTGGAAAGAGTGTAAAGCATTGTACACGTGACCCTCCCTTTGTGATTTCTTGCTATATAAGCTTTGttagttctgaaaataaatgccaCCTTGATCAGAATTTTTGCCTtggtccctctttctctcccattctcttcACAGCTGTAGANNNNNNNNNNNNNNNNNNNNNNNNNNNNNNNNNNNNNNNNNNNNNNNNNNNNNNNNNNNNNNNNNNNNNNNNNNNNNNNNNNNNNNNNNNNNNNNNNNNNNNNNNNNNNNNNNNNNNNNNNNNNNNNNNNNNNNNNNNNNNNNNNNNNNNNNNNNNNNNNNNNNNNNNNNNNNNNNNNNNNNNNNNNNNNNNNNNNNNNNNNNNNNNNNNNNNNNNNNNNNNNNNNNNNNNNNNNNNNNNNNNNNNNNNNNNNNNNNNNNNNNNNNNNNNNNNNNNNNNNNNNNNNNNNNNNNNNNNNNNNNNNNNNNNNNNNNNNNNNNNNNNNNNNNNNNNNNNNNNNNNNNNNNNNNNNNNNNNNNNNNNNNNNNNNNNNNNNNNNNNNNNNNNNNNNNNNNNNNNNNNNNNNNNNNNNNNNNNNNNNNNNNNNNNNNNNNNNNNNNNNNNNNNNNNNNNNNNNNNNNNNNNNNNNNNNNNNNNNNNNNNNNNNNNNNNNNNNNNCTAAAATTCATCCtggctcagctacatgcaaggcaaacacggtaCTGCTGCGCTATGCTCCACCCCAGCCCATTCAACTAATTCTAACATTTTACATTTGGGTTAATTTTAGATGGTGGACCACAAGTTCTGATAGAGACATTTGAACAATTTGATTTTGGAATGGAATATCCAAAAAAGTTTGAGATGGTAAGTGTTGCAAGTTCCAATTCAATATTATGATTGTGCTGGTTGGATACTCAATGCTGCAAGCACATAGTATTTGTAAATTGGAGACTTTGGTACAGCCCTTTGATGTCCTTAATAATCTCTGCAGTGCAGAGTATGCTGAGCACTCATTTAATgtctggcttctcatatggtaccctaagcctgccaggagagatttctgagagcagagttaagaataaactctgaggggcccggagagatagcatggaggtaaggcgtttgcctttcatgcagaaggtcatcggttcgaatcccggtgtcccatatggtcccccgtgcctgccaggagcaatttctgagcatggagccaggaataacccctgagcactgccgggtgtgatccaaaaaaaccacaaaaaaaaaaaaaaaaagaataaactctgagcaccacggtgtggcccaaaagcaaaacagcaaaaacaaacacaaaaaacaaatatggaGAAATTCAAGGGAGAGACAAGTAACTGAACTAATCCTCTGGTGTTTCACAGAGAAACAGCCAGACCCCGTTGGATGGAGCTGATCCTTTGCTGCGTGCTGCAGTCTGGAGGAAACCATCCTGTCCATATCCCAGTGGACGTGAAGAATCGGGCATCTGTTGTGAAGTGGACCAGAGTGAAGAGAGATTTCTTGCGCCAGAGCCAGTGACCACTGTGCAAAACTCCCCTGAATCTGCTCTGCCCAGTCCCTGGACTCAGACCCCCACAGTGGGACCATTCTGGGAAATGCAATCAACAGTGTTTGCTCTGAGCCCCTCACAATCTCAGGCTAACCAGCACATTACCCGTAGAGTGGAGCCACCTGAGTGTAAGCAATGTGGGGGGGACTTTGTGTGTGCCCTGCACCTTGAAGTTCCCTTAGTCACCCTCAGTACAAAGGATACTGCTGAGGGTCTGCAGGGTGGATATGCCCTGAGTCAACCTTCATGCCAGAGAGACACTAAGGATGTCCAGACACGAAAGAAGCCAAATACATGTCAGGAGTTTGGGAAGGTATTTTCTCAATCCTCATGCTTTAATAGGCACAAGAgtgttcatacaggagagaaagcGTTTACGTGTCAGGAGTCTGGGAAGACTTTCACTTTATCCTCACACCTTAATAAGCACAAGAGAATTCATTCAGCAGAGAAGCCATATACATGTCAGGTGTGTtggaaggccttcactcaatccCAAGGTCTTCATAGTCACAAGAGAATTCattcaggagagaaaccttatatatgtcaggagtgtgggaaggccttcagtcACCACTCAGGTCTTTAtatacacaagaaaattcatactggagagaaaccttatacatgtcatgACTGTGGGAAGGTGTTCACTCGATCCTCCCACTTTAATAATCACAAGAGAATTCATTCAGGAGAGAAAACTTAtatatgtcaggagtgtgggaagaccTTTTCTCAATCCTCAGGTCTTTATAGTCACAAgagaattcatactggagagaaaccttatacatgtcaggagtgtgggaaggcgtTCACTCATTCCTCCCAGCTTAGTAATCACAAGAGAATTCattcaggagagaaaccttatacatgtcaggagtgtgggaaggcgtTCACTGGATCCTCCCAGCTTAGTCATCACAAGAGAATTCattcaggagagaaaccttatacatgtcaggagtgtgggaaggccttcactcaatcctCCCAGTTTAGTAATCACAAGAGAATTCattcaggagagaaaccttatacatgtcaggagtgtgggaaggcgtTCACTCAATCCTCCCAGCTTAGTAATCACAAGAGAATTCattcaggagagaaaccttatacttgtcaggagtgtgggaaggcgtTCACTCGATCCTCCCACCTTAATAATCACAAGAGAATTCattcaggagagaaaccttatacatgtcaggagtgtgggaaggccttcactcaatcctCCCAGCTTAGTAAGCACAAGAGAATTCattcaggagagaaaccttatacatgtcaggagtgtgggaaggcatTCACTCAATCCTCAGACCTTAATAGTCACAAgagaattcatactggagagaaaccttatacatgtcaggagtgtgggaaggccttcactcaatcAGCAGGACTCTCtgttcacaagaaaattcatactggagagaaaccatatacatgtcaggagtgtgggaggGGCTTCACTCTATCCTCACACCTTAAGACACACAAAAGTATTCATACTAGatagaaaccttatacatgtcagaaGTGTGGGAAGACCTTCACTCAATCCTCAGTTTATTCACAAGAAAAGTaatactggagagaagccttatacatgtcaggagtgtgggaagggctTTTCTTGTTCCAAAAGCCTTTATTTCACAAGAAATTTCATACTGCAGAGAAGCCAGACCTCTCTGTGCTCAAAATAATTTATACCTCAGAGAATCCTAATACATATCAGTAGTGTGGAAAGATCTTCACTCGAACTTGTCATTACTTCGCACAGGATATTTTATACAGATGAGAAATCTTATATGTGTCTGGAGTATGGGCAGACCTTCACTCAATCATCAATCCTTTCACCTCACATAAATATTCATACTGGACAGAAACCTTGAATATGTCAGTATGTAAGGCATTCTGTTGATCTGTAGACTTAGTAAGCAAAAATGAATGTATAAGGGAAAAAGACTTATATGTGTTAAGTGTGGGAGGCCTTTACATCTTTAAGACTTATAAACTGTGGAATATTAAagtagagaaaaattttaaatgcacttGTTGTGTGGGAAGTCTTTCATTTATTTCCCAGACCTTATCAAACAGCAAAATTTATACTGGATACAAACCCTCTCTGTGTATACAGATATATGTATTGTGGGAACGTCTTTCTTCACGAGTCACAGACATTTAAATATCCATTGTGGTGACCAACATGCAAGGAATCAATGTGGGAAGAATTTCAGTTGATCTGTAATCCTTAGTAGCCACTGAATTATTCATATTGAAGAGTAATCTTATGCATGTAaggagtgtgggaaagccttCCAATCCCCCTCATACCTTACGAAGGATAGCAGAATTCATTCTGGAGAGACACCTGAGATACCTCAGGACTGTCGGAAGATCTTTCATTCATCCTCAGATCTTTTCACATATATGAAAATTGTACATGGTGTGTCAGAACATAGTTAAAGCTGGGGTGGTGTTTTCGCACACCTCTGCACCAGTAAGATTACTGGCATTCTTTAGgttttccccaagcctgccaacatGAAGTAGCCATATAGTACCCAAGTGTGtagctcaacaaagaaataaaaatgaatttaaactgAAAAAACTCTTTACATATGTCAGGAATAGGGACaagatattgtttatttctgaatattttctctAGAAGAATATGCATTATGAGAGAATCTAGTATGTATAATGTATGTGGGAAGGTCTTTGTGATCTTTAAACCTTGCTTTAAATAGGATGGTTCATGCTGCAGAAACACAAGGAATTTAGGAAGCTTGAAGTTATTCCTCAGTGCTTTTTAATACATACTATGAGAGTGGCTTAATACCCTgttgcagccaactcagatttgatctacAAGGTCACACAGGGTGTCCCATGCAGGACCAGGAGAGACTCCTCAGTTTAGCGACTGTGTAAGTCCAGAGCCCTAagaggtatggtccaaaaataaattccaagaTGCATAttggttataaatattaataagaaagtAATATATTTTGGGAGACTTTTTCTCAGAGTTCAGAATTTTGTAGTGTGGGAGAATTCACAGTGGTGTAAAATCATACAGACGTACTGTATTTGGGAAACCTTTTGACATTTGGTCAGCAAATCACCTAGGAGGGTGTAGAACCCTATAGATGACATGGTTGTGGCAAGCTTTCACTCAGCTTGACACATAATTCTACAGTTCATATCCCCCTAAGTGAAACACCTTCATTATCCACATTGGGGGCTGCACAAAAGCGCCCTTAGTCTTATTGTGTGTGAGGTATATAGAGGCCtacataatatttctcttttgcaTCTGTTCTTTCTGCctgctttttcccctccctccctttaggGGAGGGACACTGTTTATCTCTGAGTTAATTTGAGCCTCTGCTGAGGGGAATGAACCTTTTCCTGCAAGCTTGCTAGCTCCTGATTTGGAGCAGCTGACTAGTAGGTAAACGGCTTTGTCTTTGACATTCTTGCCTCTGTTTACCCTCTTGTGTGTGTGGATTATATACTGCAGATGAATTCGATTGGAACTATCTCCTCATCCCTGCTGATAgtgagaatgggaattccctttcccttttgggaATGTGGGATAACCAGGCCTTAACATTACATCCAGAGAATAGCTCACTTCCCTGGTGCTGTCTCTGTTAAAGTTCCATGTCCTCAACACCCTGCAGGAAAGGGGCCTTCAGCAGAGTTGTTGCCCTGCTACTGTCAGACCTTTCTTAAACTTTGCATTTCCACTTGTGCTAATAGAAAAAAGGTGTATGAGAGGTGAGACTGGCAGGTTGGGGATTGGAAagcaaaaaagaagcagaaacagCTCATGGATCTGGGTTATTAGATCAAGCCTCTGTGGTTGTcattctttgctccatttctGTGACTACTGTCTGGGCCACTGGTTTTCAGGACTTTGATGATCAAGTACAATGGTACATTgaatcctgtttttgttttggaaacaaCTTCTTCAATGTtctgaggttacttctgactttctCTCCAAAATCACCTCTGTTAGAGCATAGGGACCCTATTCAATACTCTGTTTTTGAGCCTGGTTGGattcctgcaaggcaagtgttgttcaattgctctggccccagcacagaGCAAAGTGGAAAATTGAAAATCTCCCTTTTCTCAGACTTCCTGCCcacatgattgtttttggttgtttggggccatatctgatgaTGTTCAGATGTGCTTCCTGGTTAAGTTCAGTTTTATCACTCATCAGGGGTGCCAGTGTTCGAAACACGGTCAGTGCCTGTGAGCAAACTGCTCTCCCCATTGTCCTGTGGTTTTAGCCTTACTGAGATATTTTCAATGGTTGCCACATAATTTTTCTAGCTCCCTGAAGCATTTTTCTATTGACCCAGAACAGAAATCCATAAGGGCTTACTCTTTCTCTGATCTCTAAAATCAGtcctagcaggctccagggaccacatgcgATACAGGAGACCAAACCACCAAGTGGCCCATTGCAAGAAAACTGTCCTATCTAGTGTACTGTCTTAGTTCTGGCCCAGCTCTCTTGGCTTTGATCTACTTCTGGTCCTCACTATAACAGGGCCAGCTCCCCAAAAAAGAACCTAGAGACTGACCTGTAACGAGGCATCTTTTGTATTAAAATGTTTCTGGGTTCTAGTTTCCTCTTTACTTTGAGGTATATTCTAAAATACTTCATGAAAATAATGCAGATGCCTGTGTCCACTTTAGAGGGACCATTATCCGCAATACAGCATAAAGGATTTAAATGGGTAACAGCCATCTGCCAAATTTTATCTTTCATAACCTTCTGGGATTACGGTCCTCTCTTCCAGGCTGAACAGTACTGTACAATAAGCTGCTCTTGAGCAAAGGGTTGGCTGGCATCAGTGGACTGTAACTGCTTCCCATTAGAATGCAAGGTGCTGTGTTGCTCTTCTGTGGAGCTGAAGATGTGCATATGCTGGTTCAGAAGACTGTACTGTCTCTGCCATGTGCCCCAGACGAGTGATTTGTACAGAAGAAAAATTCGGAGTGGGAATGATGACTGCATCTCTGGGACTATTTAAGAAGGAGTATTTATTTCAGGAGTATTTATGAAGGCAATAGGCCAGAGGGGATTAAAATTGTTAGCTAAGTACTGTGAACCTGTAATGAGCTTAAGAGAAAACTGGCTAGCACTCTACAGCAGCAAATGACATGATATGGAGTGAGTGGGATTAGAAGCCTCAAGATCTGGCATCAAACTTCCCATGTCCCCAAGAGATAGCCCATCTAGAATATAAGTagaggcactggggatcaaatgatGAGTGACTTTGTCCGAGACAGGCAGCTGTCAAGTTTCAGAAACTCCCAGTTTCCCTTTCAGATGCGAATGTTACTGGAGCCAAAGGAAGAGCCAATTGCAGAAATACTATGGGAAATCTGTCTGGAATAAGGCCAAAGTAATAGGAATGGGATGGTTTCAAATCCATTATACTACAAACTTCATTTGTCTGATATTAATCTTCCTATCACATCCATAGACAGGGTAATGCCTTGGAGAGAGTTATTTTCTCATAAGCCACCCTCGTGGGTCATTCTTCTCTGCTAGTAGTGCAGTAGGACAGAGTCAATATTCAAGAGGATCCTaataggtgccagagtgataccaaagtggtagtgtgtttgccttgcatacagttgaatCGTGATGAATCTGATTTGATTCCAAGCATCTCCTATGGTACCCTAAACAGCCATGAGTGAATCTGAGAGCAGATTTCttagtactactgggtgtggcccaacaatttaaaaaaagggatAGAATCAGAATAATAGTGTGAGAGCATTCAGAGTGAGAAGTAAAGcacattttattgtctttgttcttttttttttggccacacacataGGTGCTTAGGAGATACTCCTGGGTttctgtttagggatcattcctcagagcttgaaggaccatataggatggtccGGGATCAAAGCCAGTTGGACAATGTTAGGAAAATGCCCAAACCACTGCTATGCTCTGGTCTTAGTCCTCTTTTCCCCCCTTTTATGCCCTACAGTTTTTGAGGTCCATGCACTCATGGCCTCCAGACAGGAGGGgctctggggaaaaaaagaataattttctcaCATGTTAGCAGGTAAACAAATGTACTGCTATTTTGAACTGGATTCAGGCCTAGGGTTGATTCTGTCTCCCCCACAATAAAAGATGGACAGGAGGTAGGAGTCCCGAATCCCTGGAAATACACCTAAGCTTGTCCACAATTTGTCAGCCCCAACGATGGGAGCCTCTTTCCACTTCCAGGCAGAATGCCACTTTGATAGTATCTGGAGAGACTATCCTAGCACAATGGTTTTCTTTTAGTATCATGATCAAGGAGCCTGGGCCACAATTTGGGGCATCTGGCAGGACACTAATTCCTAGCGAAATTTGGTGGGGTGCTTAGCAGAAGTACTACTTCAAATGATCAACTTGACTGCATTGGAGAAATGTTTAGATTTGTTTTTCGGACACTGCAGTAATTACCTGAGACTCCTCAGGTTTAGgcatgagtgcagatccagataAAACAACCACCATCAAGGTAGCCAAGGCCCAACCATATCTTAAAAAGCAAGGGACAGTTGGatgggcaattgccttgcatggaatTACCAataatttgatccccagatcAATGTAAGATCCATCAAGCTCCATCAGGAGTATTTGCTGAGTGAAGTCGTGGGTATAAGCGCTGAGGACTCAGAGGTGAGGTAAACACATCAAAATAAAAGACAGTCACCTGTGGCCAGGGACAGGAAGCAATGGATTAAGGAACATGTTTTTTATGCAGGAGTCTCAGATTTCATGCCCTATGCACACAATCTCCAAGAAGCACAGGGTTGAGCCAAGTCTCTGCTGCATGTGGCCATAATGAAACCATGAAAAGAATTGTAGTCACCAAGCCAGAGTGATATAACTGTGGGAAGGGCTTTTGCTTGTATGTGTACAACCTTGGTTATGTCACCGTAGTCCCATATGGTGTAgaccctgccaggggcaatttctgagtgcagagccaggagtaacccctgatctccGCTAGGTGTGACTTATAAACCtaagaaaaaaagatacaaaacaaTCTGAGTAGCAgagtacaaaaaccaaaacaaactaaaccaaaacaaaaagataagtgTACTTGCACTAAAGCACCCAGTAATGTAATATCCAGTAAGGCAGAAAATTCTTCACCCAGTGTTCAAAGGTAGGAATTCTAAGGAGTTTTCCAGACTCCCATCAAGAGTGCTGAGTGGAGACAGAAAGGAGGCAAGGGCAAGGGTATCAGCCTGACAACTGGAAGCAGTATCAAAATACAATAGAATTTGTCTGAACATACAGAAGAGACTGTCTGATACTTTCCTTGCCTTAGGCTGCCCTGTATAGAACTCCCCAACACCattatttgggggttttttgggtcacatccggaagcactcaggggctaccccaggctctacactcagaaaccaccgtggcaggctcgggggaccatataggatgctgggttttgaaccaccgtccttctgcatgcaaggcaaaatgctttacctccatgctggaTCCATCTCTGGATCCCCCAACCCAATACCTCTAATGGTCCATCACAGGAGggacacctgagtgcagagccagaagaatgcCCTGTTGGTTGTGGGGCCAGAATCTAGAAATCAGTAATAGGGTTTTTCCCTGGGCGAGGCAGCAATGATGCTTCAGAGCATAAATCCTGGAATCACGGATTTCATTAGCTACATAATACTAGTCCACATTTCTAGGAGCTCAATTATGGACTCCAGAACCCCATTGAGTCTGAGGACCTCCAGGTTTGACCCAAGCATAATGATTCAGGAGCCaggcctgagcaccgctgggtgtggccctcagacCGCATACAACAAACCGGGACCAAGTGTCCTCAAACAACAGAATCCAGCATCCCGAAGAGCAGCCACATCTTGATGCTGGGGGCTGTGCACTCCTGTCCTCCACTATGTCCCTCTGAGCCACACTCCCCCCTATCAGGAACAGGACTTCAGATGGTGAGGCTCCATGTTCTCTTGTCTGTATTGAAATAGCACCAGCAAGGCCCTATGCAGGAAGTCCTGGAGGAAGATAAGCCATAAGCACCATCCAGGAGCACAAACCCCTGCCTAATGGAAGTGCCTGCACTGGGCTTGAAACGCCTTGATGGGCTGCTTAACTGGGTACCAGCTCAGACCCACATAGGTAGATGCAGACAGACTCCTTCCTCTCCTGAGGACAGAGAAGCTGGCGGGGATCCAGGCTGGGACTAGGACAGAAGCTCTGGCCTAGATCTACTGGGAGGCAACTGCAGCCCTGAGCCTCTAGGCTCCCAGGACAGGGTGAGTCTCGGCAGAAGTCCAGAACACCAGCGCCCCCTGCAGGCCTGCAGCAACACGGCCCTTGCACTCAGCCTTCCTGAAAGTGCCTATGGGAAGGCGAAGGAGGAACGGAACCCTCTGCTGCCctccttccatatggtcccgcctgGCACATTGCTAGAAGTGagtcccaccccccccacacacacacactgctaggCGGGACCCGTGTGCAGAACAACTTTAAGGAATTAAAGGAAGAGAGCAATTTACAAAATGACctactgggaccggagagatagaacagcggtaggccgtttgccctgcatgcgggtGACCCGGGAGGGACCGTGTTTgcttcccagcatgccatatggtccccggagcctgccgggaacgatttctgagctcaaagccaggaggaacccttgagcgctgctgccgatgtgtgtatttgtggcggggggtggggggagacctCCTC from Suncus etruscus isolate mSunEtr1 chromosome 15 unlocalized genomic scaffold, mSunEtr1.pri.cur SUPER_15_unloc_2, whole genome shotgun sequence includes these protein-coding regions:
- the LOC126000476 gene encoding LOW QUALITY PROTEIN: zinc finger protein OZF-like (The sequence of the model RefSeq protein was modified relative to this genomic sequence to represent the inferred CDS: deleted 2 bases in 1 codon) — protein: MQSTVFALSPSQSQANQHITRRVEPPECKQCGGDFVCALHLEVPLVTLSTKDTAEGLQGGYALSQPSCQRDTKDVQTRKKPNTCQEFGKVFSQSSCFNRHKSVHTGEKAFTCQESGKTFTLSSHLNKHKRIHSAEKPYTCQVCWKAFTQSQGLHSHKRIHSGEKPYICQECGKAFSHHSGLYIHKKIHTGEKPYTCHDCGKVFTRSSHFNNHKRIHSGEKTYICQECGKTFSQSSGLYSHKRIHTGEKPYTCQECGKAFTHSSQLSNHKRIHSGEKPYTCQECGKAFTGSSQLSHHKRIHSGEKPYTCQECGKAFTQSSQFSNHKRIHSGEKPYTCQECGKAFTQSSQLSNHKRIHSGEKPYTCQECGKAFTRSSHLNNHKRIHSGEKPYTCQECGKAFTQSSQLSKHKRIHSGEKPYTCQECGKAFTQSSDLNSHKRIHTGEKPYTCQECGKAFTQSATLCSQENSYWRETIYMSGVWEGLHSILTP